A single Blastocatellia bacterium DNA region contains:
- a CDS encoding VWA domain-containing protein, with amino-acid sequence MMTRFTISTPLILGIVILGLLAPMPYTTEASPGASLSPQAGRRSEPRPRPKNESEQQKPEQRDVPIDQTAPKPKPGQEEPVVQLGAELVSVPVVVFDKKKGILYTGLKKENFAIYEDNVKQEIVTFASAEAPLTMVILIEYSKIIQWIREEVIYPAGLFVSRFVKPGDYVAIVAYDIRPKVLNDFTGNVNELMESVHLLIRNWPAFSEANLFDALKFVLDGGTVDGETYRGLAEIEGRTCVLLIATGYDTFSRINFDEARRIVSNAGVPIYSIGVGEVAYIRAEPYLSGPARLDFLQAQNQLRTFSESTGGRFYSVRFPGELPTVLESITTMIRNQYVLGYTPSNPRREGKRRRIKVLVDVDGDGREDNKNLEVQYRTTYTEPKEVKK; translated from the coding sequence ATGATGACCCGATTCACGATTAGCACACCACTCATCCTTGGCATCGTCATACTGGGCTTGTTGGCTCCAATGCCTTACACAACAGAAGCGTCGCCGGGAGCTTCGCTCAGCCCGCAGGCCGGTCGCCGCTCAGAGCCGCGCCCGCGACCTAAGAACGAATCGGAGCAGCAAAAGCCGGAGCAACGCGATGTGCCCATTGATCAAACCGCGCCCAAGCCAAAGCCCGGTCAGGAAGAACCGGTTGTTCAGCTTGGCGCCGAATTGGTCAGTGTTCCGGTGGTTGTCTTCGATAAGAAAAAAGGGATTCTCTACACCGGACTGAAAAAGGAGAACTTTGCCATCTACGAGGATAATGTCAAACAGGAGATCGTAACATTTGCCAGCGCCGAAGCGCCGCTGACAATGGTCATCCTGATTGAGTATAGCAAGATCATTCAGTGGATCCGTGAAGAAGTTATCTATCCGGCTGGATTGTTTGTCTCCCGATTTGTCAAACCGGGCGATTATGTAGCCATTGTCGCCTACGACATTCGCCCCAAGGTGCTGAACGATTTTACTGGCAATGTGAATGAATTGATGGAGTCGGTTCACTTGTTGATTCGCAACTGGCCGGCGTTTAGCGAAGCCAATCTGTTTGACGCGCTCAAATTCGTGCTCGATGGTGGGACTGTGGATGGCGAAACGTATCGTGGATTGGCTGAAATTGAAGGGCGGACCTGCGTGCTGTTGATCGCCACTGGGTACGATACATTCAGCAGGATCAATTTCGACGAAGCTCGCCGGATTGTGTCTAATGCCGGCGTGCCGATTTACAGTATCGGCGTGGGGGAAGTAGCCTATATTCGGGCTGAGCCGTATCTTTCGGGGCCGGCGCGGCTCGATTTTCTGCAAGCGCAAAATCAACTGCGCACCTTTTCCGAGTCCACAGGCGGGCGTTTCTACAGCGTACGATTTCCGGGCGAGTTGCCGACGGTGCTGGAGTCCATCACGACGATGATTCGCAATCAATATGTGCTCGGCTATACGCCGAGCAATCCGCGACGCGAGGGAAAGAGGCGGCGTATCAAAGTGCTTGTTGATGTAGACGGCGACGGTCGAGAAGACAATAAGAATTTGGAAGTCCAATACCGCACCACCTACACCGAGCCGAAAGAGGTGAAAAAATAA
- a CDS encoding Uma2 family endonuclease: MATPQTAVPFTLDIDPDELVKDLVTEDDTPVDNIFSEKQMRLLTEPLYHSWSGPGMDANNQPRPFLVAANVGMFPSIHQPPLVPDVFLSLDVRVPKELRKKRYRSYFFWEYGKAPEVVIEVVSNREGNELGNKLQDYARIGVLYYAVYDPDQILGKKRFYFYENRGRKFVPRSNYYMPEVGLGLTIWEGSFENFDAAWLRWCDAQGKLIPTGAERAEREAERAKREAERAERLARMLRELGIDPNQQGHNKNPSAPRAKKSKR; this comes from the coding sequence ATGGCAACACCACAGACGGCCGTTCCATTCACTTTGGATATTGATCCTGACGAGTTGGTCAAAGACCTGGTTACCGAGGATGATACGCCTGTGGACAATATCTTCTCGGAAAAACAGATGCGGTTACTGACCGAACCGCTCTATCATTCGTGGTCCGGGCCTGGAATGGATGCAAACAACCAGCCACGGCCATTTCTGGTGGCTGCCAATGTCGGCATGTTTCCTTCGATCCATCAACCGCCGCTCGTGCCGGATGTTTTTCTCAGCCTTGATGTCCGCGTCCCGAAAGAGCTGAGGAAGAAGCGGTATCGCTCCTACTTTTTCTGGGAGTACGGAAAAGCGCCTGAGGTCGTCATCGAAGTTGTCTCCAACCGTGAAGGAAATGAACTAGGAAACAAACTGCAAGACTACGCGCGCATCGGCGTTCTTTATTATGCTGTCTACGACCCAGACCAGATACTGGGCAAAAAGAGGTTCTACTTCTACGAAAATCGCGGAAGAAAATTTGTGCCGCGAAGCAACTACTACATGCCCGAAGTCGGTCTAGGATTGACCATCTGGGAAGGCTCGTTTGAGAACTTTGACGCTGCATGGCTACGCTGGTGCGACGCACAGGGAAAATTAATTCCCACAGGCGCGGAGCGGGCTGAGCGAGAAGCGGAGCGAGCCAAGCGTGAGGCGGAGCGGGCTGAGCGACTGGCCCGGATGCTTCGTGAGCTTGGCATTGATCCAAATCAGCAAGGTCACAACAAGAACCCATCTGCTCCTCGCGCCAAAAAGTCGAAGCGATGA
- a CDS encoding glutamine amidotransferase, translated as MEALFKLLFKHQPFIFRNGDLTWAVDVSTGWIALLSVSLLGFVFWLYLRSTPPLPLNVKLTLAFVRLGLVGLLLVCLFQPVIEISAVVPRQNFVALLVDDSQSMRIADERDGTRSETARKLLAQTHRFSQQLAEKFQLRYYRFSSGISRSEQPPALTASGLATDLAKAIETVVNDFRGLPLSAIVVLSDGAHNASTAVAPLLNRLVADQVPLYTVGLGRADLDSDIELVKVDAPRTILQGSSVNATLTIRGRRSSPVTLLVKEGERVITSQSVKLNGDGLAQPVTISFTPSGVGFKHYVFTIEPTPEELIRENNQRDVVIQIKDEQPRVLYVEGEPRWEYGKLRAALREEKNVIFSSLLRTAKNKYYRQGIESPDELRAGFPSSREELFRYKGLIIGSVEANFFSFEQLKQVEAFVAERGGGFLMIGGRQAFTAGGYRSTPVADLLPVIILDSAERPVPLLVRANVTFNGKQHPITQLTDVLWERLPMLTVPEPLARIKPGAVTLLEGRAGQRQSVPLLVMQRYGRGRSLAWMASDSWRWQMQMPAADLSHERFWTNLVRYLVSDTPDPVMVTTDRDAYHPSDPIRIRVEVNDRAFLPIKDATVVAHVQRANSLDEAIPLSWSDEAGAYAAEIVAQGTGLQSLDVTVSKANQNIGAATTAFFVGDQRREYYQAHQHAAFLRHLAEETGGRYYTSMTVERLPEEISYTNRPSAMRVRKELWDMPINFLLLIGLAGAEWLLRKKYGLA; from the coding sequence ATGGAAGCGTTATTCAAACTGTTGTTCAAACACCAGCCATTCATCTTCCGTAACGGCGATCTGACGTGGGCGGTTGATGTGTCAACCGGCTGGATTGCGCTGCTGAGCGTGAGCCTTCTGGGATTTGTTTTCTGGCTCTACCTGCGCTCGACGCCGCCATTACCCCTCAACGTCAAACTGACGCTCGCCTTTGTGCGGCTCGGCTTGGTGGGCCTGCTGCTTGTCTGTCTGTTTCAGCCGGTCATTGAAATCTCTGCCGTTGTGCCTCGACAGAATTTCGTTGCGCTCTTGGTGGATGATTCACAAAGCATGCGCATTGCCGACGAACGCGACGGCACGCGCAGCGAGACGGCGCGCAAGCTGCTGGCTCAGACTCATCGCTTTTCACAACAATTGGCTGAAAAGTTTCAACTGCGCTACTACAGGTTTTCTTCGGGCATATCGCGGTCTGAGCAGCCGCCGGCGCTCACGGCCTCAGGCCTCGCAACAGACCTCGCCAAAGCGATTGAAACTGTCGTCAATGATTTTCGTGGCTTGCCTCTTTCGGCCATCGTTGTGCTGAGCGATGGCGCGCATAACGCTTCGACAGCCGTAGCGCCACTGCTGAACAGGCTTGTCGCCGATCAAGTGCCGTTATACACGGTCGGTTTGGGTCGCGCCGATCTGGATAGTGACATTGAACTCGTTAAGGTGGACGCGCCACGAACGATTCTGCAAGGGTCCAGCGTCAACGCGACGCTAACCATCAGGGGCCGTCGCTCATCGCCGGTCACCTTGCTGGTGAAAGAGGGCGAACGGGTCATCACGTCACAGTCGGTCAAACTCAACGGCGACGGACTGGCTCAGCCGGTCACCATATCGTTCACGCCATCGGGCGTTGGTTTCAAGCATTATGTCTTCACTATAGAACCGACGCCTGAAGAATTGATCCGTGAAAACAATCAGCGCGACGTCGTGATTCAGATCAAAGATGAACAACCGCGCGTCCTGTACGTTGAAGGCGAGCCTCGCTGGGAGTATGGCAAATTGCGCGCGGCGCTGCGCGAAGAAAAGAACGTCATCTTCAGTTCGCTCTTGCGCACGGCCAAAAACAAATACTATCGCCAAGGCATCGAAAGCCCTGATGAACTGCGGGCCGGCTTTCCTTCGTCACGAGAAGAGCTCTTCCGCTACAAAGGGCTTATCATTGGCAGCGTCGAAGCCAATTTCTTCTCCTTTGAACAACTGAAGCAGGTTGAGGCATTCGTTGCCGAACGCGGCGGCGGATTCCTGATGATCGGCGGACGACAGGCATTTACTGCTGGCGGCTATCGCTCGACGCCAGTGGCTGACCTTTTGCCGGTCATCATCTTGGACTCAGCCGAGCGCCCCGTCCCGCTCTTGGTGAGAGCGAATGTGACGTTCAACGGCAAGCAACATCCTATCACGCAACTGACTGATGTCTTGTGGGAGCGATTGCCGATGCTCACCGTGCCGGAGCCGCTGGCTCGCATCAAACCGGGAGCCGTCACGTTGCTTGAAGGCCGAGCTGGCCAGCGCCAATCGGTCCCGCTGCTGGTCATGCAACGCTACGGTCGAGGTCGCAGCTTGGCTTGGATGGCGAGTGATTCGTGGCGTTGGCAGATGCAGATGCCGGCTGCGGACCTCTCCCACGAGCGATTCTGGACCAACCTGGTGCGCTACCTGGTGAGCGATACACCCGACCCCGTGATGGTCACCACCGACCGCGATGCCTATCATCCATCCGACCCCATCCGCATTCGCGTGGAGGTTAATGATCGCGCGTTTCTCCCGATCAAAGACGCGACGGTCGTGGCTCACGTCCAGCGGGCTAACAGCCTAGATGAGGCGATTCCGCTCTCATGGTCGGACGAAGCCGGCGCATACGCTGCCGAAATCGTCGCGCAAGGAACCGGCCTACAATCACTCGATGTCACCGTCAGCAAAGCAAATCAAAACATTGGCGCAGCAACCACAGCCTTTTTTGTCGGCGACCAGCGCCGCGAGTATTATCAAGCGCACCAGCACGCCGCATTTCTGCGTCACTTGGCGGAAGAAACAGGTGGACGTTATTACACCTCCATGACGGTCGAACGCTTGCCCGAAGAAATTTCCTATACCAACCGTCCATCGGCGATGCGCGTGCGCAAAGAACTATGGGATATGCCGATCAACTTTCTCCTGTTGATTGGACTGGCCGGCGCCGAATGGTTGCTGCGAAAGAAATACGGATTGGCATGA
- a CDS encoding C13 family peptidase gives MNNWLLIIGCWVLVIGCSAGSNQSLVAEMSQTPASTPSATHGQPPTATPVKHSQPPTTSIHDKFAIIISGVGGEASYAKRFAQWAETLAELLRRQLNFDDSRVFILSATPELVAHANVKQATAEAVRATLAQIKSLASAHSLIFVFLIGHGAVDNNQAKFNLVGPDMTAEDFDRALDALPTEQVIFVNTASASGAFINALSQSGRIVITATRSGQEQNATMFAEFFIQAFKEHQADFDKNQRVSLLEAFTFATQAVERWYKEQDRLATEHALLDDNGDKLGHRDARGGDGALARTTYLDSPVPTQAAADPELARLIADKERLEQSIETLKARKSQMDTATYESELERLLIELARISQAIKARQQ, from the coding sequence ATGAATAACTGGTTATTGATCATCGGTTGCTGGGTATTGGTCATCGGCTGTTCGGCTGGCAGCAATCAATCGCTCGTGGCCGAGATGAGCCAAACGCCCGCTTCAACCCCGTCGGCAACACATGGACAACCACCAACAGCGACGCCGGTGAAACACAGCCAACCGCCCACGACGAGCATCCACGACAAATTCGCCATTATCATCAGCGGTGTCGGCGGGGAGGCCAGCTACGCCAAACGATTCGCCCAATGGGCCGAAACGCTGGCCGAGCTGCTGCGTCGCCAACTCAACTTCGACGACAGCCGCGTCTTTATCCTCTCGGCCACGCCCGAGCTTGTGGCGCATGCCAACGTCAAGCAGGCCACAGCAGAGGCGGTTCGCGCCACATTGGCGCAAATCAAATCGCTGGCTTCGGCGCACAGCTTGATTTTTGTCTTCCTGATCGGGCACGGCGCCGTTGATAACAATCAAGCAAAATTCAACCTGGTCGGACCCGATATGACGGCGGAAGACTTCGACCGCGCCCTCGATGCGCTTCCGACTGAGCAGGTGATCTTCGTCAATACGGCCAGCGCCAGCGGCGCATTCATCAACGCATTGAGTCAATCAGGGCGCATCGTCATTACGGCCACGCGCAGCGGCCAGGAGCAAAACGCGACGATGTTTGCCGAGTTCTTCATACAAGCCTTCAAGGAGCATCAGGCTGATTTTGACAAGAATCAGCGCGTATCGCTGCTGGAAGCATTCACCTTTGCCACTCAAGCGGTTGAGCGATGGTACAAGGAGCAGGATCGTTTGGCCACTGAGCACGCGCTGCTCGACGACAACGGCGATAAGCTCGGTCATCGCGATGCGCGTGGCGGCGATGGGGCGCTGGCGCGAACAACCTATCTGGACTCGCCTGTGCCGACTCAGGCCGCCGCTGATCCGGAACTCGCTCGCCTGATCGCCGACAAAGAACGACTCGAGCAATCCATTGAAACGCTCAAAGCGCGCAAGTCGCAGATGGACACAGCAACATACGAATCGGAATTGGAACGCTTGCTCATCGAACTTGCTCGCATCAGTCAGGCAATCAAAGCGCGACAGCAATGA